From the genome of Pectobacterium atrosepticum:
AGGCCACGCTCATGCGTGGCCTCTTCTCTATAATTACAGCTAAACGCTCAGTCTTACATAAATACCATGTAAACAACGCCTGCGACGATAAAACGGTAAATCGCAAAGGGAATAAACGAGATTCGTTTGATGATTTTCAGGAAAGTTTTAATCGCAATCAGCGCCACAACAAACGCCGTCACGAAACCAACGGCAAACATCGGCACATCAGCCAACGACAGGAAATGCCAGCTCTTATACAGATCCAGAACGGTCGCGCCCATCATCATAGGAACCGCCAGGATAAAAGAGAACTCAGAGGCCGCATAGCGGCTGACGCCCATCAACATCCCGCCGGAAATGGTCGCTCCCGAACGTGAAAAGCCGGGCCACAGCGCCAAACACTGAAAACAGCCAATCATAAATGCCTGACGATGCGTAATGTCATCCAGCCCAACGGCGCGCGGCTCTTTTGGCTTAAACCATTCCGCGGCTAGCAGCAGAAAGCCACCGATAACCAGCGAGTACATCACGTTTTGCGGATAAAACAGCGATTTGATGACATCATGAAAAATCAGACCGAGCACGACCGCAGGGATCATCGCCAACAGGATGTGCGTCAGCTTCAGACGCCCAGAGGTTTTCCCCTCATGCGGCACCTTGCCGAAGTGAATCCCAATCAGGCCAAAAAGGCGACGCCAGAACATGACGACAACCGCCAGAATCGATCCAAGCTGGATGATAACTTCAAACGTCTTGGCTTTCTCATCAACAAACCCTAACCAATGACCAACAATAATCATATGCCCCGTAGACGATACGGGCAGAAACTCGGTCAGCCCTTCGACCACGCCAAGAATAAATGCGATTAGCAACGAATGCAGGTCAGTCATCTAAAAATCCTTGCCTCTAATAAAAACGAAAATGCAGCCCATAAAAAAGCGGCCACGCACTTCAGCGAGCCGCTACACACCCTAAATAATTCGAATTGCATGCAGGCGGCAAGAGAAAAACCCCGATGAGCTTACTCAAGTAAGTGATTCGGGTGAGCGACCCCAACGGGGCGAGGTCCACGTAAGTGGGCCGAGTAGCGCGCCAACATACATGCAGCTTGAAGTATGACGGGTATAACTGGCTTATAGACTATTCAGGTTACGATTTAGTTGCACGTAAACCC
Proteins encoded in this window:
- a CDS encoding undecaprenyl-diphosphate phosphatase yields the protein MTDLHSLLIAFILGVVEGLTEFLPVSSTGHMIIVGHWLGFVDEKAKTFEVIIQLGSILAVVVMFWRRLFGLIGIHFGKVPHEGKTSGRLKLTHILLAMIPAVVLGLIFHDVIKSLFYPQNVMYSLVIGGFLLLAAEWFKPKEPRAVGLDDITHRQAFMIGCFQCLALWPGFSRSGATISGGMLMGVSRYAASEFSFILAVPMMMGATVLDLYKSWHFLSLADVPMFAVGFVTAFVVALIAIKTFLKIIKRISFIPFAIYRFIVAGVVYMVFM